CACATGCATTTGAATAAAAAGATCAACATCAGGGACAATTAAAGAAAATGCATTAAGCTCCCCTAATGCCTTCATTGCTTTTTCAAGCTGAGTATTGATTTGTGGTTCTTCCCAAATCCAACCTGTATTTACTTTGGTTGGTTCAAAACTTTTATACTGATAACGATTCTGCCACCGCCCCGAAACAAAAGTTTCTATTTTTTGACACTCACTCATATAAATACCCTTACATACTTCACTAGAACTTAAAATAACAGAAGTGCTTATTTTAAGCAAATGAATTTCCTTAAAATAAGCGTTCATTTTCTCTCCTTACACAACTCATCTTTTGATGTTTTCTTTGATGAAGAGCGATAGTGTCATCAAGTTGTTTGAAGAAGTTGCCAATGGCGGTTTGTTCTTCTTTTGATTTAGGTAAAGTAATTTTTTGTTCCCTAACTAATTCAGAATTAATGTTTACTTGAGAGCCTGATTGCCCTGATTTTTGCCATTGGGGTCTAAAAATTTCTAACCACTGAAATAGAAATTCCATATCCGCATTCAAATTAAGAAATACGATAAAACCATCGTGAATACCCGTTGGAATATAATTTATTACAGGTTTCCCAACTGTTGCAGCGATACTTAAAATTAAATTAGGTTTATTCAAAACAAGAGTTTTTTCTTGACCTTCTTTTGATAATCTTTGTTCTATTGACTTAATTCGACCATTCTGTTCCGTAACGTCAGAAATTCTTAACCAACCAATTTCACTATTTTTATCAAACCATTTTTCATCATGAATAGGTCTTGGACTTGCTCCTCGTCTTATTTCTGCCAAGTCCCCCAACTTTCGCTGTTCCCAAGCATTTGTATTCTTACTTTTATTTTGAATAAATTTTGAGCTAAAAATGTATTCTAAGTAAGCCGCTTTTACATTTTGAATTTTAATATAATTACGCCGATGAAGAGCGATAGTGTCATCAAGTTGTTTGAAGAAGTTGCCAATGGCGGTTTGTTCTTCTATTGATGGAAGTAATATATGCCATTCTTTAAGCTCAGCCATTGGAACAAAATTGGTGATCGCAGAGCCAGGATTTTTACTTGTTAATCTATTTTGCATTGAATCAGATCGCATTAACTGTAAAAAATATTCTGCATCTGTGCTTTCTTCATCAATTTGAAAACGAATAATAGCTTGGTTAAAAACACCTTGTTTTATATTGCTTGGAACCCTAGATATTTTACCTATCGTACCTGCTCCACTCATAAGAAAATCACCAGTTTTCACTTCAAAGGCTTTCAACATTTTAAATGTATTTTGAGAAATAAAATAACGAGTTTCATAATTGTCATAAATCACATTCTGCTGTTCATAAACAACATATTGGCTTTCTTTAACAAAAATATCTTTTTTCAAAGCACTGCCAAATGGACCTCTACGAACTCCAGTATCTTTATTCAGTAAATCCTTAAACTTTCGCTGTTCCCAAAAGTAAGTCTAATCCATTTACCCAATAAAATTCATATCAATAAAATCAATCAGTTACATAATCAACATAATATCTAACCCATTAAAAATTACACTTTCGCTTTAGAAAAATAATTGTTTTAAGAATGAAAATAAAAGAGCGGTCAAATTTGTCTTATTTTTTGCAAAAAATAGAACAAATCTAACCGCTTTTAATATATATACTTTACCTAAAACCGCTAAACAAACATCTTTTCTAAGTATGCCTGTTTGATTTTTTTATATTTTTCGACTTCTCGTTGATGAAGAGCGATAGTGTCGTCAAGTTGCTTGAAGAAGTTGCCAATGGCGGTTTGTTCTTCTAAACAAGGTAAGCAAATACCCATTTCCATCACTTTATTTTTCGAAATGTTATAGCGTGAAATACCTTGTGCTAATAAAATAAATTTTTTCCTAATACTTGGAGAACGAAGTAAAAAAGCTAAAAAAAATGGATCAATTTTTACATTCAATCTATAGCCAAAACAAAAGCTATTCAGATATATATTCTCAGTTTTATCAAGCCATACCGAAGACATGCCAACTTCATTTGGCGTTTCTGAAGAAGTAGTAAATAATATATCACCGTATTGAACTGAATTCTGCTTTATATCAATTTCAATTTGTTCTAGTTCATTAACATTCGAAATAGGGTTATTAAATACATTTAAATAGGTAATAAATTTCGCTTTTCCATGACCAAAATCATTTTTCGTTTTCCCTGATAATCCTGTGAAAGTGTACCCCAAATCCCCCAACTTTCGCTGTTCCCAAGCGTCCGTAAAATTTGGAAATCTTAACTCTGGAAATTGCTCATTTTCCTTTGGAAACATTTTTTCAAGATACGAAATCTTCAATTTTTGGTACTTTTCCAACGTTCTTTGATGAAGAGCGATAGTGTCGTCAAGTTGCTTAAAGAAGTTGCCAATGGCGGTTTGTTCTTCTAAACGAGGTAAGCAAATACCCATTTCCATCACTTTATTTCTCGAAATGTTATAGCGTGAAATACCTTGTGCTAATAAAATAAATTTTTTCCTAATACTTGGAGAACGAAGTAAAAAAGCTAAAAAAAATGGATCAATTTTTACATTCAATCTATAGCCAAAACAAAAGCTATTCAGATATATATTCTCAGTTTTATCAAGCCATACCGAAGACATGCCAACTTCATTTGGCGTTTCTGAAGAAGTAGTAAATAATATATCACCGTATTGAACTGAATTCTGCTTTATATCAATTTCAATTTGTTCTAGTTCATTAACATTCGAAATAGGGTTATTAAATACATTTAAATAGGTAATAAATTTCGCTTTTCCATGACCAAAATCATTTTTCGTTTTCCCTGATAATCCTGTGAAAGTGTACCCCAAATCCCCCAACTTTCGCTGTTCCCAATCATCAGTAAATCCTGCGAAGCGGATTTCGGGTACACATTTTTTTTGTTCTGCCATAGACGTTACCCCAACAATTTTGCCATTGCCCAAAATGCCTCTTCGGCTTCTTTACGCTGCGTTTGGATTTCGCTCAAGGTTTCTTTGTAACGTTCATCTAAAACTTTAAGCTGATTTGCTACCTTTCTTGAATAAGAATGGGCAATCTTTTCAAGATCTGCAACTAACATAGTTAGCCATTTTTGTGCTAGCAAGATACGAATATCCTCGTCTGTTAAATGCTCAAATTGCGCTTCTACTTTGGCATCAAATAGTGGCGCTTCTTTTTTTAGTTGATCTTTAGTTTGTTTAATTGCCAAAGCCAATACTTGAATTTGTTGCAAACGATCAGATTTTTCGGATAATTCGTGTTCTTCCCAATCTGCGGATTGTTCCGACCACGCCAGTAGTGCTTGGGTAGCTTTTTTGGCATTAGTTTTTGCAGTTTTTACAATACTTTCCAATGTACCAATATCTTCTTCGCTCTCAAATCCACTGGTTAGTTCGGTTTGATGCTCCGCTAAATTTTCTTCATCTTGGCTGATTTGCTGTTTTAAGGCATCTAGCTTGTTTTTATCTTCTGCAAAGAAGTAATCAGCAATCAAGGTTTTCGAGAAAACTGCCCCTGTTTTACCATCTTCCACTTCTTCCTTACCTTTGGTAACCATATTCGGCACTAAAGTGCGGGCGAATTCAAAGC
This sequence is a window from [Pasteurella] mairii. Protein-coding genes within it:
- the hsdA gene encoding protein HsdA — encoded protein: MKKDIFVKESQYVVYEQQNVIYDNYETRYFISQNTFKMLKAFEVKTGDFLMSGAGTIGKISRVPSNIKQGVFNQAIIRFQIDEESTDAEYFLQLMRSDSMQNRLTSKNPGSAITNFVPMAELKEWHILLPSIEEQTAIGNFFKQLDDTIALHRRNYIKIQNVKAAYLEYIFSSKFIQNKSKNTNAWEQRKLGDLAEIRRGASPRPIHDEKWFDKNSEIGWLRISDVTEQNGRIKSIEQRLSKEGQEKTLVLNKPNLILSIAATVGKPVINYIPTGIHDGFIVFLNLNADMEFLFQWLEIFRPQWQKSGQSGSQVNINSELVREQKITLPKSKEEQTAIGNFFKQLDDTIALHQRKHQKMSCVRRENERLF
- a CDS encoding EcoKI restriction-modification system protein HsdS; this encodes MGNGKIVGVTSMAEQKKCVPEIRFAGFTDDWEQRKLGDLGYTFTGLSGKTKNDFGHGKAKFITYLNVFNNPISNVNELEQIEIDIKQNSVQYGDILFTTSSETPNEVGMSSVWLDKTENIYLNSFCFGYRLNVKIDPFFLAFLLRSPSIRKKFILLAQGISRYNISRNKVMEMGICLPRLEEQTAIGNFFKQLDDTIALHQRTLEKYQKLKISYLEKMFPKENEQFPELRFPNFTDAWEQRKLGDLGYTFTGLSGKTKNDFGHGKAKFITYLNVFNNPISNVNELEQIEIDIKQNSVQYGDILFTTSSETPNEVGMSSVWLDKTENIYLNSFCFGYRLNVKIDPFFLAFLLRSPSIRKKFILLAQGISRYNISKNKVMEMGICLPCLEEQTAIGNFFKQLDDTIALHQREVEKYKKIKQAYLEKMFV